A window of Verrucomicrobiota bacterium JB022 contains these coding sequences:
- a CDS encoding glycosyltransferase family 4 protein: MKILFTFAISDFTGASRMGLSYVKALRDAGHEVICVSQEPPKEGESIVPRLRAEGFEVLHLGNFLTVANPLLVWRLAVLMRQRGVQLASSMNQGDVKTTAWAALLARVPYAPQVQNLRMFGAGVGGRIKGALYGLSMWASTDLAIASSGATEAETIRRFDVPAENVVCVHNAIDPSQLSTFEPGAREALRAELGLEPHHFAFTCVGRLGEQKGQLVLLEAWAHFVRRFPHARLLLVGDAGSGMAAEEAYKARLLKMAEELELHDSVHFLGWRNDVAALHHASDGYVHPAMWEGFPLAVLEAFGAGLPVIMSDCVGRPRGFVDDVHGYLVPKGEPAPLAAAMARLLEKNGAERAAMGEACRALLSQEFDIRRNARRLARCMELAAQG, translated from the coding sequence ATGAAGATCCTGTTCACCTTTGCCATCAGTGATTTTACCGGCGCTAGCCGGATGGGCCTCAGCTATGTCAAGGCGCTGCGCGACGCGGGCCATGAAGTGATCTGCGTTTCGCAAGAGCCGCCGAAAGAGGGCGAGTCGATTGTCCCGAGGCTACGCGCCGAGGGCTTTGAAGTGCTGCACTTGGGGAATTTTCTGACGGTAGCCAATCCGTTGCTGGTGTGGCGGCTGGCGGTGTTGATGCGCCAGCGCGGAGTACAGCTCGCCAGCAGCATGAATCAGGGGGACGTGAAGACGACGGCTTGGGCGGCGCTGCTCGCGCGGGTGCCTTACGCCCCGCAGGTCCAGAACCTCCGTATGTTTGGCGCGGGGGTGGGAGGCAGAATAAAGGGGGCGCTCTATGGCCTCTCCATGTGGGCGAGTACAGACTTGGCGATCGCTTCTTCGGGGGCGACGGAGGCGGAGACGATTCGCCGCTTCGATGTGCCGGCGGAAAACGTGGTCTGCGTGCACAATGCGATCGACCCGTCGCAACTCTCCACCTTCGAGCCTGGGGCGCGGGAAGCTTTGCGGGCGGAGCTGGGGCTGGAGCCACATCACTTTGCATTTACCTGCGTCGGGCGGCTGGGGGAGCAAAAAGGCCAGCTTGTCTTGCTGGAGGCGTGGGCTCATTTCGTGCGCCGTTTTCCGCACGCGCGCTTGTTGCTGGTGGGCGATGCGGGCTCGGGCATGGCGGCGGAAGAGGCTTACAAGGCCCGCTTGCTCAAGATGGCGGAAGAGCTCGAGCTGCACGATAGCGTGCATTTCCTCGGTTGGCGCAACGACGTGGCCGCCCTCCATCATGCGAGCGACGGGTACGTGCACCCGGCAATGTGGGAGGGCTTTCCGCTGGCCGTGCTGGAAGCTTTCGGCGCAGGCCTGCCGGTTATCATGAGCGACTGCGTCGGCCGCCCACGTGGATTTGTGGACGACGTGCACGGCTACTTGGTGCCCAAGGGAGAACCGGCCCCGCTCGCTGCTGCGATGGCGCGCCTGCTGGAGAAAAACGGGGCGGAGCGAGCGGCCATGGGAGAGGCCTGCCGTGCCTTGTTGTCGCAGGAGTTTGATATTCGGCGCAATGCCCGGCGACTGGCCCGCTGCATGGAGCTGGCCGCTCAAGGGTAA
- a CDS encoding Gfo/Idh/MocA family oxidoreductase, with translation MKPVHWAIVGTGDIASEFARGLKQLPGQAVRYAVVSRTHERAQRFAEKYGFATATDDFDAVLADPKVRAVYIATPHPAHFATARDALQAGKAVLCEKPVTLNARQFDELQRLAVAQGAFFMEAMKTPFQPAIQRAMELVDRGDLGPIRHLEASFCFHAPRKEGSRFYEPSLGGGGLLDVGVYPLSLAYLLLGAPESTDSALQMGPTGVDEQAALLCRYASGASAFLRCGIYGSQEESIRIFCEDGQIELLHLRRWDPQGIRWRAYHGEWQEEAYPTDGSPLSFEAEEVYHCLAEGLKESAVVPHRQTHAVLAQIDALRSKVGLVYPGDAE, from the coding sequence ATGAAACCCGTGCATTGGGCCATTGTCGGCACCGGCGACATCGCGAGCGAGTTCGCCCGGGGCCTGAAACAGCTTCCGGGGCAGGCCGTGCGCTATGCCGTCGTCTCCCGCACCCACGAACGCGCCCAGCGTTTTGCGGAAAAATACGGTTTCGCCACCGCCACCGACGACTTCGACGCCGTGTTGGCCGACCCGAAGGTGCGAGCCGTGTATATCGCCACGCCCCACCCCGCGCACTTTGCCACTGCTCGCGACGCGTTGCAGGCAGGTAAAGCGGTGCTGTGCGAAAAGCCCGTAACCCTCAACGCGCGGCAATTTGACGAATTGCAACGCCTCGCCGTCGCCCAGGGCGCATTTTTCATGGAAGCGATGAAGACACCCTTCCAGCCCGCCATCCAGCGCGCAATGGAGCTGGTAGACAGGGGCGACCTCGGCCCCATCCGCCACCTGGAGGCCAGCTTTTGCTTTCATGCACCGCGCAAGGAGGGCAGCCGCTTTTACGAACCCAGCCTGGGCGGAGGCGGCCTGCTGGACGTCGGCGTCTACCCGCTCTCTCTGGCCTACCTGCTCCTCGGCGCGCCCGAGTCAACCGATTCCGCCCTGCAGATGGGGCCGACCGGCGTCGACGAACAAGCCGCCCTGCTCTGCCGCTACGCCAGCGGCGCCAGCGCTTTCCTGCGCTGCGGGATTTACGGCAGCCAGGAAGAAAGCATCCGCATCTTTTGCGAAGACGGGCAGATCGAGCTGCTGCACCTGCGCCGCTGGGATCCACAAGGCATCCGCTGGCGCGCCTACCACGGGGAATGGCAGGAAGAAGCCTACCCCACCGACGGCAGCCCCCTCTCCTTCGAAGCCGAAGAAGTCTACCACTGCCTCGCCGAAGGCTTGAAGGAGAGCGCCGTCGTCCCCCACCGCCAGACCCACGCTGTGCTCGCCCAGATCGACGCCCTGCGCTCCAAAGTCGGTCTGGTCTACCCGGGGGATGCGGAGTAG
- a CDS encoding DMT family protein, with protein sequence MKPYFITVALLCCSNFFMLYAWYGHLKNQAHQPWVIAALVSWGIALFEYLLQVPANRTGHTVMSVAQLKILQEVISLTIFVPFSLLIMRERLTWDYLWAGLCICGAVFFIFRRQLMAG encoded by the coding sequence ATGAAGCCCTACTTCATCACCGTCGCCCTGCTTTGCTGCAGCAATTTCTTCATGCTCTACGCCTGGTATGGGCACCTGAAGAACCAGGCCCACCAGCCGTGGGTCATCGCTGCGCTCGTCAGCTGGGGCATTGCGCTCTTCGAGTATCTACTGCAGGTGCCGGCTAACCGGACCGGACACACTGTGATGAGCGTCGCGCAGCTCAAAATCCTGCAAGAAGTGATTTCACTCACGATCTTTGTCCCGTTTTCCCTCCTGATCATGCGCGAGCGGCTCACCTGGGATTATCTCTGGGCAGGGCTCTGCATCTGCGGCGCCGTCTTTTTTATCTTCCGCCGCCAATTGATGGCCGGATGA
- a CDS encoding LamG-like jellyroll fold domain-containing protein, whose translation MKLNRLFFAVGAMLTPFAMQAAAPTAGLLAHWTFDDTGSATAIDATGNGHDAMLVGGAEQVADGMKYGALRTYDADDGAIWTSTDSPQITITAWVKPGSETVFPQNPRVVETNGYRFFVSYDEYKVDLVFEQDFKTGGGQARAKWRIVLPYNYAETWMHVGVSFDRTNVANAPTFYVNGAPETKILDHVPPPAAGNAIGYSFRASIGNNPQLYRGYQGYIDEIRIYNRILSGSEVNDIYEEDYPFFFFPGLVDIGGGLHDLPFYGIVDISSFPDVWHQEHGWLNFAYLTLRPDDEVYTAYDQKLRWIVFSRNNYPRIYSYTLDDDLEYHIGTDNPRVFTNLEDMSILNIMD comes from the coding sequence ATGAAACTGAATCGCTTATTCTTTGCGGTGGGCGCAATGCTCACCCCCTTTGCCATGCAGGCTGCAGCCCCGACCGCGGGTCTGCTCGCACACTGGACCTTCGACGATACCGGTTCTGCTACCGCGATCGACGCTACGGGCAATGGTCATGACGCCATGTTGGTCGGTGGTGCCGAACAGGTCGCCGACGGCATGAAGTACGGTGCGCTGCGCACCTACGATGCCGACGACGGCGCTATCTGGACCTCGACCGACTCTCCCCAGATCACCATCACCGCCTGGGTCAAGCCGGGCAGCGAGACGGTCTTCCCGCAAAACCCCCGCGTGGTGGAAACCAACGGCTACCGTTTCTTCGTCTCCTACGACGAATATAAGGTCGACCTCGTGTTCGAACAGGACTTCAAGACCGGTGGCGGTCAGGCCCGTGCCAAGTGGCGCATCGTGCTGCCCTACAACTACGCCGAGACGTGGATGCACGTCGGCGTGTCGTTTGACCGCACCAACGTTGCCAACGCCCCCACCTTCTACGTGAATGGCGCCCCGGAAACGAAGATCCTCGACCACGTCCCGCCGCCCGCCGCCGGTAACGCCATCGGCTATTCCTTCCGCGCCTCGATCGGCAACAACCCGCAGCTCTACCGTGGCTATCAAGGCTACATCGACGAGATCCGCATCTACAACCGCATCCTCTCCGGCTCGGAAGTGAATGACATCTACGAAGAAGACTATCCCTTCTTCTTCTTCCCGGGCCTCGTCGACATCGGTGGTGGCCTGCATGATCTGCCCTTCTACGGCATCGTCGACATCTCCAGCTTCCCGGACGTGTGGCACCAAGAGCACGGCTGGCTCAACTTCGCCTACCTGACCCTGCGTCCCGATGACGAAGTCTACACCGCCTACGACCAAAAGCTGCGCTGGATCGTCTTCAGCCGCAACAACTACCCCCGCATCTACAGCTACACGCTGGATGATGACCTGGAGTACCACATCGGCACCGACAATCCGCGCGTCTTCACGAACCTCGAAGACATGTCGATTCTCAACATCATGGACTAA
- a CDS encoding NAD(P)-dependent oxidoreductase, protein MQIAGVAREKLRVGLVGVGRMGANIARHLQFDSGYRVSAVYDIHRESAQQLAAELDTQAVEKLADVTAHADVILTVVTNDAAMRAIFFGDEDNLLLGAAGKTFINCATITPAIHQEVEKAAKSIGAYSLEAPMASSIPQARSGTLFLMVGGEPQVFDRLRPLLEDMSSSLYYTGGAGTAAQVKALVNMVMNINTAGLAEGLGLATALGLDPVMVKQIFSRTGANSRVLETDGDDMIAREHETYFSGAHAAKDSGIALQLAQTLGLSLPLATATRMQYDQLTAIGLGHLDKSAIAELTFPDRHASQSCKIKRD, encoded by the coding sequence GTGCAGATTGCCGGGGTTGCGCGCGAAAAGCTGCGCGTCGGCCTCGTCGGGGTGGGGCGCATGGGCGCCAATATCGCCCGCCACCTGCAATTTGACTCCGGCTACCGCGTCTCGGCGGTCTACGACATCCACCGCGAATCGGCCCAGCAACTGGCCGCCGAACTCGATACGCAAGCGGTGGAAAAGCTCGCCGACGTCACCGCGCACGCCGATGTGATCCTCACTGTGGTGACGAACGACGCCGCCATGCGCGCCATCTTCTTTGGCGACGAAGACAACCTGCTGCTCGGCGCGGCGGGCAAGACCTTCATCAATTGCGCCACCATCACCCCCGCCATCCATCAGGAGGTGGAGAAGGCGGCCAAGTCAATCGGCGCCTACAGCCTCGAAGCCCCCATGGCATCGAGCATCCCGCAGGCGCGCAGCGGCACGCTCTTCCTCATGGTCGGCGGTGAGCCCCAGGTCTTCGACCGCCTGCGCCCGCTGCTCGAAGATATGAGCAGCTCCCTGTATTACACCGGGGGTGCCGGCACGGCGGCGCAGGTCAAGGCGCTCGTCAACATGGTGATGAACATCAACACGGCTGGGCTGGCCGAAGGCCTTGGCCTGGCCACGGCCCTCGGGCTCGACCCGGTGATGGTGAAGCAGATCTTCTCCCGCACCGGTGCCAATAGCCGGGTGCTCGAGACCGACGGCGACGACATGATTGCTCGCGAGCACGAGACCTACTTCTCCGGCGCCCATGCGGCCAAGGACAGCGGTATCGCCCTGCAGCTCGCGCAAACCCTCGGCCTCAGCCTGCCGCTCGCCACCGCCACGCGCATGCAGTACGACCAGCTGACCGCCATCGGCCTCGGCCATCTCGATAAGTCCGCCATTGCCGAGCTGACCTTCCCCGACCGCCACGCCAGCCAAAGCTGCAAGATCAAGCGGGATTAG
- a CDS encoding carboxymuconolactone decarboxylase family protein, protein MEPRLDYFPFAQPALKAQMSIEGYLKQSSLGHKLLELVKLRVSQINGCAFCVNMHINLLREAGVPTEKIDLLVVWRESPVYTARERAAFEWAESVTLLADTGVPDATYEEVAEHFDDAELVDLTWNIASINSWNRLSVSFRKLPEIKQAAVRA, encoded by the coding sequence ATGGAACCACGACTCGATTACTTTCCTTTTGCACAACCGGCCCTGAAGGCCCAGATGAGCATCGAAGGCTACCTCAAACAAAGCAGCCTCGGGCACAAGCTGCTGGAGCTGGTGAAGCTCCGGGTATCGCAGATCAACGGCTGCGCGTTCTGCGTCAACATGCACATCAACCTGCTGCGCGAAGCAGGAGTGCCGACCGAAAAGATCGACTTGCTGGTGGTCTGGCGCGAGAGCCCCGTCTATACCGCTCGCGAACGTGCCGCCTTCGAATGGGCCGAGAGTGTGACGCTGCTGGCCGACACGGGCGTGCCCGACGCCACCTACGAAGAAGTGGCCGAGCATTTCGACGATGCCGAGCTGGTCGACCTCACCTGGAACATCGCCTCGATCAACAGCTGGAACCGCCTCAGCGTCTCGTTCCGCAAGCTGCCCGAAATCAAGCAGGCAGCGGTGCGGGCATAA
- a CDS encoding PLP-dependent aminotransferase family protein: MRRAPHQDIALPPPRLGETWQRWLYRELRDRILAGQLPPGSRLPSTRNLARQHTIARGTVVAVYEQLALEGYVESKVGSGSVVASALAKPTHLQPPRIESEPSRRALPKTKAQPFPVRPEGHEQRAFRANQPALDAFPLDQWARLHGRVLRRLTARDLAGGDARGWEPLRVAVAGYLAQARGIQASPEQVFITSGTQQAFDLVARLLAKPGALAVMEEPGYVGATPVLQQAGWGVQPVPVDGQGLRVDALPRAANLCYVTPAHHFPTGALLGLERRLRLLEWARTTGAWIFEDDYDGEYRFDGRPVASLQSLDRDGVLYAFTFTKLLFPAIRLGCMVVPPALVEPLLQFRALVDRFPPVIEQAVLAEFIAQGQFAQHMRRMRELYAGRRALLAELAQAHWGERLRLETAHAGLQAAAWLPAGVDDCELVRALQEVDVEALPISTAYADPFQARHGLLLGFAAASEAELRRGAEAVARVLDKSLTK, from the coding sequence ATGCGCCGCGCTCCTCATCAAGATATCGCCCTGCCGCCCCCTCGCCTGGGTGAGACCTGGCAACGCTGGCTCTATCGTGAGTTGCGCGACCGTATTCTGGCGGGGCAACTCCCGCCGGGCAGCCGCCTGCCCTCGACACGCAACCTTGCCCGGCAACACACCATTGCCCGCGGTACGGTGGTGGCGGTGTATGAGCAGTTGGCGCTCGAAGGCTATGTGGAGAGCAAGGTCGGCTCTGGCAGTGTCGTGGCAAGTGCCTTGGCCAAGCCCACCCATCTCCAGCCTCCGCGTATCGAGAGCGAGCCATCGCGCCGGGCCCTACCCAAGACGAAGGCCCAACCCTTCCCGGTACGACCGGAGGGGCACGAGCAGCGGGCATTTCGGGCCAACCAGCCCGCGTTGGATGCCTTCCCGCTCGACCAGTGGGCGCGCCTGCACGGGCGGGTCCTGCGGCGGCTGACGGCGCGCGATCTGGCCGGTGGCGACGCTCGGGGCTGGGAGCCCTTGCGAGTGGCGGTCGCAGGCTATTTGGCGCAGGCGCGGGGCATACAGGCTTCGCCGGAGCAAGTCTTCATTACCTCCGGCACCCAGCAAGCCTTCGATCTCGTGGCGCGGCTGTTGGCAAAGCCCGGCGCACTGGCGGTGATGGAAGAGCCAGGTTACGTTGGCGCTACCCCCGTCCTGCAACAGGCGGGGTGGGGCGTCCAGCCGGTGCCGGTTGACGGCCAGGGCCTGCGGGTCGATGCACTACCAAGAGCGGCCAACCTCTGCTACGTCACCCCGGCGCACCACTTCCCGACGGGCGCTCTGCTGGGGCTGGAGCGTCGCCTGCGGCTGCTGGAGTGGGCGCGGACCACAGGAGCCTGGATCTTTGAGGACGATTACGATGGTGAATACCGCTTCGACGGGCGGCCGGTGGCGAGTCTGCAAAGCCTTGATCGCGACGGCGTGCTCTACGCTTTCACCTTTACCAAGCTGCTCTTCCCGGCGATCAGGCTGGGTTGCATGGTCGTGCCTCCGGCCTTGGTCGAGCCCTTGTTGCAATTCCGCGCCCTGGTCGATCGCTTCCCACCGGTGATCGAGCAGGCGGTGCTGGCGGAGTTTATCGCGCAGGGGCAGTTTGCGCAGCACATGCGGCGGATGCGCGAGCTGTACGCGGGCCGACGCGCCTTGTTGGCCGAGCTGGCGCAGGCGCACTGGGGCGAACGCCTGCGGCTGGAGACGGCGCATGCGGGCCTGCAGGCGGCGGCGTGGCTGCCAGCAGGGGTAGACGACTGTGAACTGGTGCGGGCGCTGCAAGAAGTGGACGTCGAGGCCCTGCCCATTTCGACCGCCTACGCCGATCCGTTTCAGGCTCGCCACGGGCTTCTCCTGGGCTTTGCCGCCGCTTCCGAAGCGGAGTTGCGCCGTGGTGCCGAAGCGGTCGCCCGGGTGCTGGACAAATCACTCACAAAATAG
- a CDS encoding DUF1428 domain-containing protein, which yields METQSTSSETTQNLPYVDGFVLVIAKENVEQYRKMAAAAGKIWREHGALAFMETVGDDLEAKDHVPFPKMAQAKEGETVVFSWIVYQSREQRDAVNAKVMADQRIHDLMQGPDIFDCKRIAYGGFRTIVSL from the coding sequence ATGGAAACACAATCGACCTCTTCTGAAACGACCCAGAACCTGCCTTACGTGGACGGCTTCGTCCTCGTGATCGCGAAAGAAAACGTGGAGCAATACCGCAAGATGGCCGCCGCGGCGGGCAAGATCTGGCGCGAACACGGCGCGCTCGCCTTTATGGAAACGGTGGGCGACGACCTCGAGGCAAAGGACCATGTGCCGTTTCCGAAAATGGCGCAGGCCAAGGAGGGCGAGACCGTGGTTTTCTCGTGGATCGTCTACCAGTCGCGCGAGCAGCGCGACGCCGTGAACGCCAAGGTGATGGCCGACCAACGCATCCATGACCTGATGCAGGGGCCCGACATCTTCGACTGCAAGCGCATCGCTTACGGCGGCTTCCGCACCATCGTCTCGCTGTAG
- a CDS encoding YciI family protein codes for METSAETKTPPQYMLLIRNNEWDRNYSPAELQGALDRIFGWFDNLSESGVMVDGKPLFERCMRVSRQGGRTVVDGPFAESKEAVAGFVILNISTMEESVEIASSAPHLDYGMTIEVRPLAESCPVYMRTRQYVEALA; via the coding sequence ATGGAAACTTCTGCCGAAACCAAGACGCCCCCACAATACATGCTGCTCATCCGCAACAACGAGTGGGACCGCAATTATTCGCCGGCCGAGCTGCAAGGCGCGCTCGACCGCATCTTCGGCTGGTTCGACAACCTCTCCGAGTCTGGCGTGATGGTGGACGGCAAGCCCCTCTTCGAGCGCTGCATGCGCGTCTCCCGCCAAGGGGGCCGTACGGTGGTCGACGGGCCGTTTGCCGAATCCAAGGAAGCCGTTGCGGGCTTCGTGATCCTCAACATCTCCACGATGGAGGAATCGGTGGAGATCGCGAGTAGCGCCCCCCATCTCGACTACGGCATGACGATCGAGGTGCGCCCCTTGGCCGAATCCTGCCCCGTCTACATGCGCACGCGCCAGTATGTCGAAGCGCTCGCCTGA
- a CDS encoding YciI family protein yields MESDGLKALHDAQPDYMILFRGSEWTLGCPPDEMEALMNNVMEWFEGLYRQNKVKLGHPLTDETSLVSHREGQTVVDGPFAETKEAIGGFLILNVETREEAIEIAASGPWVPYGMKVEVRQIATACPLLARVKQLAAAETA; encoded by the coding sequence ATGGAATCTGACGGCTTGAAAGCACTGCACGACGCCCAACCCGACTACATGATCCTCTTCCGTGGCTCGGAGTGGACTCTGGGTTGCCCGCCCGACGAGATGGAGGCCCTCATGAACAACGTGATGGAGTGGTTTGAAGGGCTCTATCGCCAGAACAAGGTCAAGCTGGGCCACCCGTTGACCGACGAAACTTCCCTGGTATCGCACCGCGAAGGGCAAACGGTGGTCGACGGGCCTTTTGCCGAGACCAAGGAGGCCATCGGCGGCTTCCTGATCCTCAACGTCGAAACCCGCGAAGAGGCGATTGAGATCGCTGCCAGCGGCCCTTGGGTGCCCTACGGTATGAAGGTGGAGGTGCGCCAGATCGCCACCGCCTGCCCGCTGCTGGCTCGGGTAAAGCAACTCGCCGCTGCCGAAACAGCCTGA
- a CDS encoding sigma-70 family RNA polymerase sigma factor, producing MTATPAQPVPVHRDVPRLTAHLFRQEAGRLVSMLTGIFGLDRLQLAEDVVQDAMVRALQVWPYHGVPDEPAAWLFQTARRLALDAIRRERTFRIKQPQIVTNVEQQLSTLDTSDPMFEAEVRDARLRLIFACCHPALPEEAQVALALKTLGGFSTSEIARAFLCAEPAMAKRLTRARQKIRDEAIPLEIPAGPELRERQEGVLKVLYLLFNEGYHATSGERMIKEEICAEAIRLARMVVEHPAAVSPPAHALLALMLFTEARRQARIDDNGNLMRLSEQDRTQWNYGLIGEGLMQLNAAARGEDLTEYHLQAAIAACHCTAREYEQTDWGRILRLYDQLVQLNESPVYALNRAVAVGQVFGPAAGMEAIESLINRHQLDSYHLLYAVMGDFEARLEHFQQAADHWEEALRLTSLPTEQAHLRQRLRELGRDGA from the coding sequence ATGACGGCCACGCCCGCCCAACCTGTGCCGGTGCACCGCGATGTGCCGCGCCTCACCGCCCACCTCTTCCGGCAGGAAGCGGGTCGACTCGTCTCGATGCTCACCGGCATCTTCGGGCTCGACCGCCTGCAGCTGGCCGAAGATGTGGTGCAGGATGCGATGGTGCGGGCGCTGCAGGTGTGGCCCTACCACGGCGTGCCCGACGAGCCGGCCGCGTGGCTCTTCCAGACCGCCCGGCGCCTCGCGCTCGACGCGATCCGCCGCGAGCGCACCTTCCGCATCAAGCAGCCGCAGATCGTGACCAACGTCGAGCAGCAGTTGAGCACGCTCGACACGTCCGACCCGATGTTCGAGGCCGAGGTGCGCGATGCCCGACTGCGGCTGATCTTCGCCTGTTGCCACCCGGCCCTGCCGGAAGAAGCGCAGGTGGCCCTCGCGCTCAAGACTCTGGGCGGTTTCAGCACCAGCGAAATTGCCCGCGCCTTCCTCTGTGCCGAGCCTGCCATGGCCAAGCGCCTGACCCGTGCGCGTCAGAAGATCCGCGACGAGGCGATCCCGCTCGAAATCCCGGCTGGCCCGGAGCTGCGCGAGCGGCAGGAGGGCGTGCTCAAGGTGCTCTACCTGCTCTTCAACGAGGGCTACCACGCCACCAGCGGCGAGCGCATGATCAAGGAAGAGATCTGCGCCGAAGCCATCCGCCTCGCGCGCATGGTCGTCGAGCACCCCGCCGCTGTGTCGCCGCCCGCCCACGCGCTGCTGGCCCTCATGCTCTTTACCGAGGCCCGCCGTCAGGCCCGGATCGACGACAACGGCAACCTGATGCGGCTCAGCGAGCAGGACCGCACGCAGTGGAATTACGGCCTCATCGGCGAAGGGCTGATGCAGCTCAACGCGGCCGCCCGGGGCGAGGACTTGACCGAGTATCACCTGCAGGCCGCCATCGCCGCCTGCCACTGCACCGCCCGCGAATACGAACAGACCGACTGGGGCCGCATCCTGCGCCTCTACGACCAACTGGTGCAGCTCAACGAGTCACCCGTTTACGCGCTCAACCGTGCGGTGGCCGTGGGGCAGGTCTTTGGCCCCGCCGCCGGCATGGAGGCCATCGAAAGCCTGATCAATCGCCACCAGCTCGATTCCTACCACCTGCTCTACGCGGTCATGGGCGACTTCGAGGCGCGTTTGGAGCACTTCCAGCAAGCGGCCGACCATTGGGAAGAAGCCCTCCGCCTCACCTCTCTCCCCACCGAGCAAGCCCACCTCCGCCAACGCCTCCGTGAACTAGGCCGCGATGGGGCTTGA
- a CDS encoding LysR family transcriptional regulator, with product MNLTLRQLEIFAAVAVHEHIGRAAEELSLSPSAASMALGELENVIGYPLFDRIARRIVLNEHGRLLLPKVLALLDRAEEIEAGMADGQPAGHLRVGASTTIGNYLLPGIVGAFANACPAIQVQLEVNNTQSIIRHLLEHRLDLALVEGPVSHSDLVESVWTDDELVVFAAPAQANVSLDAAQWIMREPGSGTREVFEQAMRAAGHPIHLRLELGHTEAIKKAVEAGLGLGCLSRRVIVRELELGYVVPVPWPGLALRRTFSLFWHRQKYHSAAFERFVAFCRQAVQK from the coding sequence ATGAACCTTACCCTGCGCCAACTGGAGATCTTTGCCGCCGTCGCGGTGCACGAGCATATCGGGCGCGCGGCGGAGGAACTGTCCCTCTCGCCTTCTGCCGCCAGTATGGCTTTGGGCGAGCTCGAAAACGTGATCGGCTACCCCCTCTTCGACCGCATCGCCCGGCGCATCGTGCTCAACGAGCACGGCCGTCTGCTCCTGCCCAAAGTGCTGGCGCTGCTCGACCGGGCGGAGGAAATCGAAGCGGGCATGGCCGACGGCCAACCGGCCGGGCACCTGCGCGTCGGGGCCAGCACCACCATTGGCAATTACCTCCTGCCGGGCATCGTAGGAGCGTTTGCCAACGCCTGCCCCGCGATCCAGGTGCAGCTGGAGGTCAACAACACCCAGTCGATCATCCGCCACCTGCTGGAGCACCGGCTCGACCTCGCGCTGGTCGAAGGCCCCGTCAGCCACTCGGACTTGGTCGAAAGCGTTTGGACCGACGATGAGCTGGTGGTCTTCGCCGCACCCGCGCAAGCGAACGTCTCGCTCGACGCCGCCCAATGGATCATGCGCGAACCGGGCTCGGGCACCCGCGAGGTATTTGAGCAAGCCATGCGCGCCGCCGGCCACCCCATCCACCTGCGGCTGGAGCTGGGCCACACCGAGGCGATCAAGAAAGCCGTCGAAGCGGGCCTCGGCCTCGGCTGCCTCTCCCGCCGTGTCATTGTCCGCGAGCTGGAGCTCGGCTACGTCGTCCCCGTCCCCTGGCCCGGCCTCGCCCTACGCCGCACCTTCTCCCTCTTCTGGCACCGCCAAAAATACCACAGCGCCGCCTTCGAGCGCTTTGTAGCGTTTTGCCGACAGGCGGTTCAAAAATAA